The Thermoplasmata archaeon nucleotide sequence TCCATGATCAAGGAGCTCGGTCTGAAGGATTACAAGATTCACATCGGACATATCGGAGTACTCAGGCAGGCCATTGCAGATGCCGGAGTCCCTAAAGAGAGGACAGCGGAAGTCCTTCAGAAACTCGACAAGAAGCTATACGACGAGGCACGCCCTCTCTTGGAGGACATGGGTGTAAAGGCCGATGTCATCGATGCAATCTTCACTCTCACCGAGACCGTTGGGGGAACAGAGGTTCTCACAAAGGTCCCCGGAGAGGCAGGCGATTATCTCAGGCAGGTGACCGCCTACATGCACGCCATGGGTGTGGATAACTTCGATATCGATCTCGGAGTCGTGCGTGGCCTTGATTACTATACAGGAATGGTCTTCGAGGCAGAGGCGCCCGCTCTAGGAGCGGAGAAGCAGATCTGCGGCGGAGGTTCGTACACCCTGTCGGAGCTGTTCGGAGGGGAGAAGGTGTTCTCCACCGGATTCGCGATAGGATTCGACAGGATCCTGCTTGCCATCGAAAAGGAGGGACAGGTCTACGAGCCCAAGGGGATCGATGCATATGTCGTACCCGTATCCGATGATGTCAGGCTGAAGTCTGCTGAAATCGTTGCCTCTCTCCGCGCTGCAGGCGTCGCTTCAGACATCGACATCATGGGGCGCAAGATGGCAAAGGCCATGAAGTATGCTTCTGCAATCAGGGCGAAGTACGCGGTGATAGTCGGAGCCAAGGAGCTTGAGGAGGATTCTGTCACTCTCAGGGATATGACTTCCGGTGAACAGAAGTTAGTGAAGATCAAAGAGTTGGTCGATTCCATCCGGTGAAATAATTTAAGAATTCCGTAACATTCACCTGTGAAAAGGTAATAATACGTTCGTAAAGATTCCAATACCATGACAATGGCCGATCGTGTCGTATCTAGCACCGATGGCGATGATAAGGATAAGGTAATAGATTTTTGGGATCGTTATTCGAAACCGTTCAGTGATTACACCCGTGAAACCCTACAATATAATGATTGGGTTGGAAAGAAGATATCTCTTCTTTTCCCAGACATTAACAACCTCAGGGTCGCCGATATCGGTACAGGTGCCGGATTCATGGCGATATCGTTGGCACAATTGGGTCACGATGTTGTTGCCACAGATGTCAGTGAGAAGATGCTCGAGGAAGCAAGAAAGAATGCCGATGAATATGGTGTGAATATCGATTTTAGGCTTGATGACATAGAGCATACCAAATTGGAAAAGGAACACTTCGACATCGTGATACTCAGAGATGTGATCTTCAACATTAAGCACATCAGGGGAGCGTCATTTGAAGTCATAGGGCTGATCCGTCCAGGAGGGTACTTGTTCGTGGCAGATGGGAACTATTTTCTCCATTGTCATGATGAGGATTATCTTCACAGACATGATTATTATTACGTTCGTGACAGGAAGAGCGAGTATCAAAAGATGACAGAAATGTCCGATTCATCTTATAGGGAATTGGAGGATACTGTCAAATCGTTCGAGGTCAATACTGTATGTCGGCCGTATGCAGATCTGCTTCTCTTAACTAGGTTTGGATTGGAGAACATAACCATCACTTGTAATGATCCGGACGAGTATCAGAGGCTGACCGAGTATGGTTGGGTAAAGGTCCCGTTTAGGTATACGCTTGTAGGTCAGAAACCATATGATGATAGTCAATCTGGTTTTATTAACGGTCATTTCATTGAAAACATTTTCAAAGAAAAGGAAATGGTTGTAGAGAATCTCTCCAAGGTGTTCGATGCGTTATCCAACCCTGACAGGGTGAAAATTCTCAGTGTTCTTATCGAGGGTCCGGCAAATGTCGGAAAAATCTCTAAAGCGGTCAAACTTTCCGAGAAGATGACCTCATATCATCTGACTCTGATGAAGGATATTGGCATCGTAAATAGTGAGAAAAATGGGAGGGAAGTCATATACTCCCACACAGACATGCCAGCAGTTCTGACTCTATTTAAAATCGCCTTCGAGATTTCATCGCATCATTGATTGTCCAAATATTTTTGGGATGTTATGTTGTCGAACTGTCTGTTTTAAATATGGTTCGTTAAAATCATCGTTTGGATTATTCATCCAACGGTGATATAATGGAAAATCAGAAAACAGTGCTCATCGTGGCAATCGTGGCGATAGTAGCCATCGTCGCTGTGGGCGCATTCATCTTAATGAATAACAATGGGAACGGAGGAGGGGATGTTGACCCGGACGATTACCTTACACCTAACTCTGGTAATGCAAAGGTGACTTCAATAGACACAAAACTTCTCGTATTCGGAAATGCGAACAACGACGTCTATCTCAACAAGGAAGATGTGACTTTTATTCAGAACATTGTTGACGGAAAGACTAAATGGGATAAAAAGGCCAACCCTCTCGCCGACACTAACGCTGATGGCGAGATCACAGACAAGGATGTAGGTCTTCTCAAAGAGTTCCTCGACAACAATAAGGCTCCCATGTTCTATCTCAACTCGCTTCTTGAGACCAAGAAGATTCAGTTCCCGCTTACAGGAAATATCGTTATTTCACAGTACATCGATGCCGATATGCTGAAAATCTGTGGAAAATACGATCTGATTACTGCTAGTACTGATGATTCAATTACACCTAATGAGGATGTTTATCCTGGTTCGTCCAAGTGGAAGAATGTCGGCGGATATCCGTACGATTACGAGAGGGTAGTAGCCTCTGGTGTAAGTATTACCCTTGGGCAGGATTACAATTATGATGAGACTTTCGACAGACTCGTAGAGAATGGATACTCCTCTTACAGGCTCGACACTGTTAAGCTGTATGAGGGAAGGTACATGAACAACATCGATGCTGTCAATTGTACCGTCACACTAGGAGCTCTCTTCGGAAGCTTCAATGTATCTACCTACAAAGAATACCTAAATTATGTTGCCAACATTAACGAAATCGTTGAGAAGGCAACCTCGGGTATTACTACCTCCAAGAGCTATTCTTTGGTCCTTTCCCACGCTACTACTTCGCCTGCTGACATGGGAATAGACAACAGGTCTTCTGGACTGAAAAACTACTCTGATGTTGACATGGCAGAAAGCCTGAAGATGACCCCCTCCTATCCAGTCGGAGCTGAGGGATACATAAGAGGATTGACCATTGAGGACATTCTCAAGTACAATCCTGACGTAATCTTCATCGAGGAATCCAACGGTTCCCAGACATACGATGATTTCCATGCAAAGGTTAACGAGATCGCTGGATGGTTCAAGTCATCCGGATACAAAGGTACCATTATTGGTATACATTGGAGTGTCTGCGGAAGCTCTGCTTTCGTAGCCGCACTGCCCCTTTTGGCAGTTTATACATACGGGACCAGCGTTTACAGCGAAGATTCTGCATGGCAGGATTTGGCGACCTATTATAACAGCTTCCTCGGAGGAGATTACACCGTAGATGAATTGAAGCATTCGATCTACGGGCCTTTCAAAGTTCAGTAATCACTTGGATAAACCTTTTCCCCCTCTTCATGAGGGGGTCTATAAACGGATGTGTGCAAATGAAATTCATCGATGATATAAGCGAGGATCCGCTGATAGCCAGGCCTCTGGTCAATGTGGTCAGGAAGTGGTCCTCAAACGAAGAAGAAGATGAACCGGGATTCAAGAAGCAGATGATGGATTATCATCGTACCCTTAAAAGACGCTTAGTTTTCATCCTTCTTTGTGTCGCGATCATGGTGATAGCTGCGGGATATGCGGTCGCATACGGTCCTTTGGATATAAGCTTCATAGACACATACATTACGATTTGGAACCACATAATAGGGAATATTACGGATACCGGGATGGATTACATAATCATAACTGTCAGATCTCCAAGAATAGTTGCCGGAATAATCGGAGGCATAGGTCTGGCAGTATGTGGTGTCGTCATGCAGAGCGTTCTTAGGAACCCCTTGGCAGATCCGTATACGACGGGAGTCTCCTCGGGAGCAGGATTCGGAGCGACCTTGGCTATAACCGCTGGTTTTTCAGTTGTCAGCAAGACGCCGACCATTATTCTGGCATTCCTGTTCTCCATGTTGCCGACACTAGCCATCATCCTAATGTCGAGGCACAAATCCTCTTCGTCACCAACGGTTATGATCATGTTCGGTATCGGACTAATGTACATATTCAACGCATTTACCACAGTGATGATGTTGTGGTCTAACCCAGATGACCTTGCAGCAGTCTATCAGTGGCAGGTTGGAAGCCTTGCAAAGGTCACGTGGGATGACATTCCATATATGCTTGCTCTGGTAATACCTGGAACACTTTTGGTCCAATTCATGGCAGGCAAACTCAACGTATTGGCCACAGGGGACGATAATGCAAAGGCATTAGGGCTTAACCCGCATCGCACTAGGATTCTCTTATTGGCACTCACCGGCCTGATATCGGCGGCAGTCGTTAGTTTTACCGGAATTATAGGTTTCGTCGGTCTAGTGACCCCACACATTGTTAGGATATTCATAGGTGCGGACAACAGGTACCTTATCCCCGCATCAGCACTTTTCGGTGGCATGTTGATGGTAGTGGCAGATCTGCTTGGAAGATGCGTGATCCCGGATGCCACGCTCCCTGTAGGGGTGGTCATGGCGTTCGTCGGAGGCCCAACCTTCATATGGCTGCTGATGAGGAAAGGAAACAAGGCATGGTGATATCATGGGATTCAAAGATTGGAAACTGGAGCTCAAGAATGCCTTCAAAGAGGATGAGGACATACAGTCCGAACTCGCTGAGATTGTTATGAAGAATGTTTCTTTTGGATACGAGCCAGAGAATCCTGTCATAACAGATATTAATTTGACACTGAATGAGCCTGGGCTGTACTGTATCGTCGGCCCTAACGGGGTGGGGAAATCCACTTTGATCAAGTGCATGTGCAAAATTCAGGATCTTACTGAAGGCGATGTTACGATAAATGGGCGCAGCATTAGGGCTATGAGTCACAAGGACGTCTCCAAGTACATCGGATATGTGCCGGTATCAACAGGTGACGTATTCTCTATGTCTGTTCTCGAGACCATACTGGTCGGGTGCCAAAGCAAGAATTCAGATGAATCAAAGATGAAGGCTGTGTACAAGAGCATGAGCCTACTGAACATCAACGATCTCGCTTCGAAGAATTTCGGCGAATTATCCGCTGGGCAGCACCAGAAGGTTGCCATAGCTAGAGGCATCGTACAGAAGCCTAAGATATTGATCTTGGATGAACCCACGGCGAATCTGGATGTCAAATATCAGGTGTATGTGACGGAATTGTTACGTGCACTGGCAGAGCATGAGAAGATGATGGTGTTGATGATCAGTCACGATCTAAACATGTCCGCGAAGTACGCACATAAGGTCATAATGATGTCTAGGCCCGGAGTCATCTATAAGATAGGAGATCCCGAGGAGGTCTTGACTAAAGAGAACATCGAAGCGGTATACGGAGTGTACTGTAAGATTCTGCATGATGATGAATTCGGTGTACCCATAGTGGTTCTTGGACAATCCATGATGGATGAGGAAGGGAATCTTGTGGGCGAAAACAGTAAAAATGCAATGGAGGAATTGGAAAATGGTAGGGAAAGAAGCAGGGAAATCAACGCTAAAGTTCTGGGGCGAATCGGCCAGAGGATACAAAGAGGGCGTGAAGAAAGAGCTCGAGAGCAAGAACATAAGTGATAAGTGGATCAAGAAGATTCTCGAGAATGCTCCCGATAAGGATAAGCTCAGAATTCTCGATATCGGTTGTGGCCCTGGATTCTTCACTATCAACTTCAGCAAACTCGGGCATGATGTTACGGGAATCGACATCAGCCGCGAGATGGTGATGG carries:
- a CDS encoding metalloregulator ArsR/SmtB family transcription factor, whose protein sequence is MTMADRVVSSTDGDDKDKVIDFWDRYSKPFSDYTRETLQYNDWVGKKISLLFPDINNLRVADIGTGAGFMAISLAQLGHDVVATDVSEKMLEEARKNADEYGVNIDFRLDDIEHTKLEKEHFDIVILRDVIFNIKHIRGASFEVIGLIRPGGYLFVADGNYFLHCHDEDYLHRHDYYYVRDRKSEYQKMTEMSDSSYRELEDTVKSFEVNTVCRPYADLLLLTRFGLENITITCNDPDEYQRLTEYGWVKVPFRYTLVGQKPYDDSQSGFINGHFIENIFKEKEMVVENLSKVFDALSNPDRVKILSVLIEGPANVGKISKAVKLSEKMTSYHLTLMKDIGIVNSEKNGREVIYSHTDMPAVLTLFKIAFEISSHH
- a CDS encoding histidine--tRNA ligase, whose product is MIQCPRGTRDFLPDEMEKRRFYENRLRHTAQTFGFREIETPIFEDAELFILRSGPNVLKELYAFKDKGDRDIALRPEMTAPAIRMFVNGMSNDPKPIKIFYFGQCFRYERPQSGRYREFFQFGAELIGSATPETDAEVICMAASMIKELGLKDYKIHIGHIGVLRQAIADAGVPKERTAEVLQKLDKKLYDEARPLLEDMGVKADVIDAIFTLTETVGGTEVLTKVPGEAGDYLRQVTAYMHAMGVDNFDIDLGVVRGLDYYTGMVFEAEAPALGAEKQICGGGSYTLSELFGGEKVFSTGFAIGFDRILLAIEKEGQVYEPKGIDAYVVPVSDDVRLKSAEIVASLRAAGVASDIDIMGRKMAKAMKYASAIRAKYAVIVGAKELEEDSVTLRDMTSGEQKLVKIKELVDSIR
- a CDS encoding ABC transporter ATP-binding protein translates to MGFKDWKLELKNAFKEDEDIQSELAEIVMKNVSFGYEPENPVITDINLTLNEPGLYCIVGPNGVGKSTLIKCMCKIQDLTEGDVTINGRSIRAMSHKDVSKYIGYVPVSTGDVFSMSVLETILVGCQSKNSDESKMKAVYKSMSLLNINDLASKNFGELSAGQHQKVAIARGIVQKPKILILDEPTANLDVKYQVYVTELLRALAEHEKMMVLMISHDLNMSAKYAHKVIMMSRPGVIYKIGDPEEVLTKENIEAVYGVYCKILHDDEFGVPIVVLGQSMMDEEGNLVGENSKNAMEELENGRERSREINAKVLGRIGQRIQRGREERAREQEHK
- a CDS encoding iron ABC transporter permease yields the protein MMDYHRTLKRRLVFILLCVAIMVIAAGYAVAYGPLDISFIDTYITIWNHIIGNITDTGMDYIIITVRSPRIVAGIIGGIGLAVCGVVMQSVLRNPLADPYTTGVSSGAGFGATLAITAGFSVVSKTPTIILAFLFSMLPTLAIILMSRHKSSSSPTVMIMFGIGLMYIFNAFTTVMMLWSNPDDLAAVYQWQVGSLAKVTWDDIPYMLALVIPGTLLVQFMAGKLNVLATGDDNAKALGLNPHRTRILLLALTGLISAAVVSFTGIIGFVGLVTPHIVRIFIGADNRYLIPASALFGGMLMVVADLLGRCVIPDATLPVGVVMAFVGGPTFIWLLMRKGNKAW